The Nocardioides campestrisoli genome includes a window with the following:
- a CDS encoding LysR family transcriptional regulator: MRVEQLECLVAVTRHGSLRRASEHLHLSQPALSESITRLERELGVLLLDRRRSGARISRDGRELLPYVEAVLESVSRLRKAAGDTDLASRLLRVGTVSTATSTLLNPVLRTLAEERPESRIEVVNARQEEINEGLRRGSLDVGLVNVLAGDDPPAGLVDVPLLTGPVVVVMPADHAFTAREEVAVSELLDEPFVAMREGYLMHRLALRVFGTHWPRAWASTDGAELGKAMVADGAGLTFLPRFSVDGDALQRAGAITHRPLAGLDEEVHLVVRTRAQGRRTAPLDRLLTLLQTRAAGLREVPAADRIA, encoded by the coding sequence ATGAGAGTCGAACAGCTCGAGTGTCTGGTGGCGGTCACGCGCCACGGATCGCTCCGCCGCGCCAGTGAGCACCTGCACCTCTCCCAGCCCGCGCTGAGCGAGTCGATCACCCGGCTGGAGCGCGAGCTGGGGGTCCTGCTGCTGGACCGCCGGCGCTCGGGCGCCCGCATCTCCCGCGACGGTCGCGAGCTCCTCCCCTACGTGGAGGCGGTCCTGGAGTCGGTGTCCCGGTTGCGCAAGGCCGCCGGCGACACGGACCTGGCCAGCCGCCTGCTCCGGGTCGGCACGGTGAGCACGGCCACCTCCACCCTGCTCAACCCCGTGCTGCGCACCCTGGCCGAGGAGCGGCCCGAGAGCCGGATCGAGGTGGTCAACGCGCGCCAGGAGGAGATCAACGAGGGACTGCGCCGCGGCAGCCTCGACGTGGGGCTGGTCAACGTGCTCGCCGGCGACGACCCGCCGGCCGGGCTGGTCGACGTGCCGCTGCTCACCGGGCCGGTGGTCGTGGTGATGCCTGCCGACCACGCGTTCACAGCCCGCGAGGAGGTGGCGGTCTCCGAACTGCTCGACGAGCCCTTCGTCGCCATGCGCGAGGGCTACCTGATGCACCGGCTCGCCCTGCGGGTCTTCGGCACGCACTGGCCCCGCGCCTGGGCGAGCACGGACGGCGCCGAGCTGGGCAAGGCGATGGTCGCCGACGGAGCCGGCCTCACCTTCCTGCCGCGGTTCAGCGTCGACGGCGACGCGCTCCAGCGCGCCGGCGCCATCACCCACCGGCCGCTCGCCGGACTCGACGAGGAGGTGCACCTCGTCGTGCGCACCCGCGCCCAGGGACGCCGTACCGCGCCGCTGGACCGGCTGCTCACCCTGCTCCAGACACGCGCCGCCGGGCTCCGGGAGGTGCCGGCCGCGGACCGGATCGCCTGA
- a CDS encoding SfnB family sulfur acquisition oxidoreductase, which translates to MSSVPVLDAAAALQVAAELGAVFAKGAAQRDAERGTPYEEVAALKASGLLAVTVPAEHGGADLPVAVLAEVFRLLAAGDPSIAQIPHSHFVYVNLLKHQGTPAQQARLFAEVLAGASFGNAQSEIGTKHVRDHRTTMVEHPDGEWRLSGEKGYCTGALFADWIPVLTHRGVDGPMVVAWVPRTADGLEVVDDWAGMGQRTTASGTVTLREVRVDPELVTGYAETFTGPQTYGAFAQVLHAALDAGIARAALTEAAEFVTTKSRPYPDAVVARAADDPLVVHAFGQMEVSVRACELLVAAAASAIDAADADLTEESAGAASLAVAAARAATTEASVSVSSRLFEVAGTRSALDSLNLHRHWRNARTHTLHDPASWKVQHLGRWALEGVLPPNHGQL; encoded by the coding sequence ATGAGCTCCGTCCCGGTGCTGGACGCCGCGGCCGCGCTCCAGGTCGCCGCCGAGCTCGGGGCGGTCTTCGCCAAGGGCGCCGCCCAGCGCGACGCCGAGCGGGGCACGCCGTACGAGGAGGTGGCGGCGCTCAAGGCCTCCGGGCTGCTGGCCGTCACCGTGCCCGCCGAGCACGGGGGAGCGGACCTGCCGGTGGCGGTCCTGGCCGAGGTGTTCCGACTGCTCGCCGCCGGTGACCCGAGCATCGCCCAGATCCCGCACAGCCACTTCGTCTACGTCAACCTGCTCAAGCACCAGGGCACGCCCGCCCAGCAGGCCCGGCTCTTCGCCGAGGTCCTGGCCGGCGCCTCGTTCGGCAACGCGCAGTCCGAGATCGGCACCAAGCACGTCCGCGACCACCGGACCACGATGGTGGAGCACCCCGACGGGGAGTGGCGGCTGAGCGGGGAGAAGGGCTACTGCACCGGCGCGCTGTTCGCCGACTGGATCCCGGTGCTGACCCACCGCGGCGTCGACGGTCCGATGGTCGTCGCCTGGGTGCCCCGCACCGCCGACGGCCTCGAGGTGGTCGACGACTGGGCGGGCATGGGCCAGCGGACCACCGCGTCGGGCACGGTCACGCTGCGCGAGGTCCGGGTCGACCCGGAGCTGGTCACCGGGTACGCCGAGACGTTCACCGGCCCGCAGACCTACGGCGCCTTCGCCCAGGTGCTGCACGCCGCGCTCGACGCCGGCATCGCCCGGGCCGCACTGACCGAGGCCGCCGAGTTCGTCACCACCAAGAGCCGTCCCTACCCCGACGCGGTGGTGGCCCGGGCCGCCGACGACCCGCTGGTGGTGCACGCGTTCGGCCAGATGGAGGTCTCGGTGAGGGCGTGCGAGCTGCTGGTGGCCGCGGCCGCGTCCGCGATCGACGCCGCCGACGCCGACCTGACCGAGGAGTCCGCCGGCGCGGCGAGCCTCGCCGTGGCCGCAGCCCGCGCCGCGACCACCGAGGCCTCGGTCTCGGTCTCCTCGCGGCTCTTCGAGGTGGCCGGCACCCGTTCGGCGCTGGACTCGCTCAACCTCCACCGGCACTGGCGCAACGCCCGCACCCACACGCTGCACGACCCGGCGTCCTGGAAGGTCCAGCACCTCGGCCGCTGGGCGCTGGAAGGCGTCCTGCCCCCCAACCACGGTCAGCTCTGA
- a CDS encoding LLM class flavin-dependent oxidoreductase, with the protein MSLKFHWFLPTNGGDGRHVVGGGHGVNPGAAGRPADVPYLGQVARAAEQSGFDAALTPTGAWCEDAWLSTAMLSQVSDRLRFLVAFRPGLVAPFLAAQMAGTFQNMTGGRLLLNVVTGGEPHEQRMFGDFLDKDARYARADEFLTIVRRLWEGETVDFSGEHLSVEAARLNQIPDPIPEIYFGGSSPAAGTVAAKHADVYLTWGEPPAQVKEKIDWIRSLADAEPSRNGRPMRFGIRLHTITRDTSEEAWAEADRLLAGIDEQMLADVQAGLAKSESEGQKRMLALHGGSRENLEVYPNLWAGVGLVRGGAGTALVGSHEEVADLIGEYADLGISEFVLSAYPHLEGAYTFGEGVLPILAQRRLWKDPRPAARGTTAVPFATVGRTAS; encoded by the coding sequence ATGTCCCTGAAGTTCCACTGGTTCCTGCCCACCAACGGAGGCGACGGCCGGCACGTGGTCGGCGGCGGCCACGGGGTCAACCCCGGAGCCGCAGGGCGTCCGGCCGACGTGCCCTACCTGGGCCAGGTGGCCCGGGCCGCGGAGCAGTCCGGCTTCGACGCGGCGCTCACCCCCACCGGCGCCTGGTGCGAGGACGCCTGGCTCTCCACGGCGATGCTCAGCCAGGTCTCCGACCGGCTGCGTTTCCTCGTCGCCTTCCGCCCCGGCCTGGTCGCGCCGTTCCTGGCCGCGCAGATGGCCGGCACGTTCCAGAACATGACCGGCGGGCGGCTGCTGCTCAACGTCGTCACCGGCGGCGAGCCGCACGAGCAGCGGATGTTCGGCGACTTCCTGGACAAGGACGCCCGCTACGCCCGGGCCGACGAGTTCCTCACCATCGTCCGCCGGCTCTGGGAGGGCGAGACCGTCGACTTCTCCGGCGAGCACCTCTCGGTCGAGGCGGCCCGGCTCAACCAGATCCCCGACCCGATCCCGGAGATCTACTTCGGCGGCTCCTCCCCGGCGGCCGGCACGGTCGCGGCCAAGCACGCCGACGTCTACCTCACCTGGGGCGAGCCGCCGGCCCAGGTGAAGGAGAAGATCGACTGGATCCGCTCCCTGGCCGACGCCGAGCCCAGCCGCAACGGCCGGCCGATGCGGTTCGGCATCCGGCTGCACACGATCACCCGCGACACCTCCGAGGAGGCGTGGGCCGAGGCCGACCGGCTGCTTGCCGGGATCGACGAGCAGATGCTGGCCGACGTCCAGGCCGGCCTGGCCAAGAGCGAGTCGGAGGGGCAGAAGCGGATGCTCGCCCTGCACGGCGGCTCCCGGGAGAACCTCGAGGTCTACCCGAACCTGTGGGCCGGCGTCGGCCTGGTCCGCGGCGGCGCGGGCACCGCGCTGGTCGGCAGCCACGAGGAGGTCGCCGACCTGATCGGCGAGTACGCCGACCTGGGCATCTCCGAGTTCGTCCTCTCCGCCTACCCGCACCTGGAGGGCGCCTACACCTTCGGCGAGGGCGTGCTGCCGATCCTGGCCCAGCGCCGCCTGTGGAAGGACCCGCGCCCCGCCGCCCGCGGCACCACCGCGGTGCCGTTCGCGACCGTGGGTCGGACCGCCTCGTGA
- a CDS encoding NADPH-dependent FMN reductase — MSAPGQARPRVAVVVGNPRPASRTLAAATHLARELSGGEPDLVVDLATLGGTLLDWADDHVASLVQQVGEADLVVFACPTYKASITGLLKLFLDRFAPGTLRGLAVPLMLGAGPGHALAPELTLRPVLAEIGAPTPVRGLYLLDSQHDDPAAYEPWLTAARPVVAALLDRPTPAPLTGARA, encoded by the coding sequence GTGAGCGCGCCCGGTCAGGCCCGGCCCCGGGTGGCCGTGGTCGTCGGCAATCCCAGGCCCGCCAGCCGGACGCTGGCCGCGGCCACCCACCTGGCCCGCGAGCTGAGCGGCGGCGAGCCCGACCTGGTGGTCGACCTGGCCACCCTGGGCGGGACGCTGCTGGACTGGGCCGACGATCACGTCGCCTCGCTGGTGCAGCAGGTGGGCGAGGCCGACCTGGTGGTCTTCGCCTGCCCGACCTACAAGGCCTCGATCACCGGACTGCTCAAGCTCTTCCTGGACCGGTTCGCCCCGGGCACGCTGCGCGGACTGGCCGTGCCGCTGATGCTCGGCGCCGGGCCGGGGCACGCGCTCGCCCCGGAGCTCACCCTGCGTCCGGTGCTGGCCGAGATCGGCGCCCCGACCCCGGTCCGCGGGCTCTACCTGCTCGACTCCCAGCACGACGACCCCGCGGCGTACGAGCCCTGGCTCACCGCGGCGCGGCCCGTGGTGGCCGCCCTCCTCGACCGGCCCACTCCCGCCCCGCTGACAGGAGCACGCGCATGA
- a CDS encoding flavin reductase family protein, giving the protein MTVVPETTEQDLDPRVLRDVFGTFPSGVVAVAGRVGGQLIGLAASSFTSVSIDPPLVSFSVARTSNTWPALREAGQLGISVLADHHDQLCRQLAGPADSRFDDLALRTSPGGAVLLDEAVATFTCSIHQEVDAGDHVIVLLRVHTVRADGDLSPLVFHESGFKRLHRDDLDPATLDGRINGEPVREGEPGGAEDAA; this is encoded by the coding sequence ATGACCGTCGTCCCCGAGACCACCGAGCAGGACCTGGACCCCCGGGTGCTGCGTGACGTCTTCGGCACCTTCCCCAGCGGGGTGGTCGCCGTGGCCGGCCGCGTCGGCGGGCAGCTGATCGGCCTGGCTGCCAGCTCGTTCACCTCGGTCAGCATCGACCCGCCCCTGGTCTCCTTCTCGGTGGCACGGACCAGCAACACCTGGCCCGCGCTGCGAGAGGCCGGCCAGCTCGGGATCAGCGTGCTCGCCGACCACCACGACCAGCTCTGCCGCCAGCTCGCCGGACCCGCGGACAGCCGGTTCGACGACCTCGCGCTGCGCACCAGTCCCGGCGGCGCGGTGCTGCTCGACGAGGCGGTGGCCACCTTCACCTGCTCGATCCACCAGGAGGTGGACGCCGGCGACCACGTGATCGTGCTGCTGCGCGTGCACACCGTCCGGGCCGACGGCGATCTCTCGCCGCTGGTCTTCCACGAGAGCGGCTTCAAGCGGCTGCACCGCGACGACCTCGACCCGGCGACGCTGGACGGGCGGATCAACGGCGAGCCGGTCCGGGAGGGGGAGCCGGGCGGCGCCGAGGACGCGGCCTGA
- the hemG gene encoding protoporphyrinogen oxidase, with protein MQQRLPVVVVGAGVAGLAAARQLVDAGHEVVVLEAASQPGGKLRREPVAGVPVDVGAEAMLNRRPEGVALAEAVGLPVEHPTVASSRIWTRGGLRPLPRSLMGVPLDLDALAASGVLSEAGLARVRTEPSLPPTPVQGDISVGDLVAARFGDEVVDRLVEPLLGGVYAGHARRLSARASVPQLVALAERGSLLEQAAAIPTTYDLPVFAGIPGGMGRLPEALAAGLDLRTDATVRELVRTPDGFALTIGPTIAPERVQASAVLLATPAAPTARLLGEVAPVAAAELAGIEYASMAVVTFAFRAEDAAGLEASGSSGFLVPPVDGRRIKASTFSFAKWGWVRAAGAEQGVVHLRTSLGRHGEETALQATDDELVAWSLSDLEEATGFRAAPVDVHVQRWGGGLPQYAVGHLDRVARVRAALPAGVAVAGAAYDGVGIPAVIASARLAVQRLLADR; from the coding sequence ATGCAGCAACGGCTCCCCGTCGTGGTCGTGGGTGCCGGCGTCGCCGGGCTGGCCGCGGCCCGCCAGCTGGTCGACGCCGGGCACGAGGTCGTGGTCCTGGAGGCGGCCTCCCAACCGGGCGGCAAGCTCCGCCGCGAGCCGGTCGCCGGTGTCCCCGTCGACGTGGGCGCCGAGGCGATGCTCAACCGCCGGCCCGAGGGGGTCGCGCTGGCCGAGGCCGTGGGGCTCCCGGTCGAGCACCCCACCGTCGCCTCCTCCCGGATCTGGACGCGGGGCGGGCTCCGGCCGCTGCCGCGCTCGCTGATGGGCGTGCCGTTGGACCTGGACGCCCTGGCCGCCTCCGGGGTGCTCTCGGAGGCCGGGCTGGCCCGGGTGCGGACCGAGCCGTCGCTGCCGCCGACACCGGTGCAGGGCGACATCTCGGTCGGCGACCTGGTGGCCGCCCGGTTCGGTGACGAGGTGGTCGACCGGCTGGTCGAGCCGCTGCTCGGCGGGGTCTACGCCGGGCACGCCCGTCGGCTCTCGGCCCGGGCCTCGGTGCCGCAGCTGGTCGCGCTCGCCGAGCGGGGCTCGCTGCTGGAGCAGGCCGCGGCCATCCCCACGACGTACGACCTGCCGGTCTTCGCGGGCATCCCCGGCGGGATGGGCCGCCTGCCCGAGGCGCTCGCCGCCGGTCTGGACCTGCGCACCGACGCCACCGTCCGCGAGCTGGTCCGGACCCCGGACGGCTTCGCGCTCACGATCGGCCCGACCATCGCGCCGGAGCGGGTGCAGGCCTCGGCGGTGCTGCTGGCCACGCCCGCGGCGCCGACCGCCCGGCTGCTGGGGGAGGTCGCCCCGGTGGCCGCCGCCGAGCTGGCCGGGATCGAGTACGCCTCGATGGCGGTGGTGACCTTCGCCTTCCGGGCCGAAGACGCCGCCGGCCTGGAGGCGTCGGGCTCCTCGGGCTTCCTGGTGCCGCCGGTCGACGGGCGGCGGATCAAGGCCTCGACGTTCTCCTTCGCCAAGTGGGGCTGGGTGCGGGCGGCCGGTGCCGAGCAGGGCGTCGTGCACCTGCGGACCTCACTGGGCCGGCACGGCGAGGAGACGGCGCTCCAGGCCACCGACGACGAGCTGGTCGCCTGGTCGCTCTCCGACCTGGAGGAGGCCACCGGCTTCCGGGCGGCCCCGGTGGACGTGCACGTCCAGCGCTGGGGCGGGGGACTGCCCCAGTACGCGGTGGGCCACCTGGACCGGGTGGCCCGGGTGCGTGCCGCGCTGCCGGCGGGCGTCGCGGTCGCGGGTGCGGCGTACGACGGGGTGGGCATCCCGGCGGTGATCGCCTCCGCCCGGCTGGCTGTCCAGCGGCTGCTCGCAGACCGCTGA
- a CDS encoding AraC family transcriptional regulator: protein MIKQLNAVVQAVEGQLGDPATDELDVATLAHRLATTEYHLRRMFSALAGMPLSEYARRRRMTAAAHDLLTGDDDLLTVAVRHGYGSVEAFTRAFRGVHGATPSVVRRDGGPLRAQGPIRFHLTVEGSTVMEARLTALPAFRVVGRAARVPLVHLGENPHIRDLVASVPPEEHARLKAMSEGEPAGILAVSTDLDPDRREGTELTYLHGVVTSRDPGDFDVIEVPALTWAVFRSSGPYPRALQETWAATATEWFPANPWLLVQGPEIVAVLERAEDFSTATTEIWLPVEPDRS from the coding sequence GTGATCAAGCAGCTCAACGCGGTGGTGCAGGCGGTCGAGGGGCAGCTCGGCGACCCGGCGACCGACGAGCTCGACGTCGCCACGCTCGCCCACCGGCTCGCCACCACCGAGTACCACCTGCGGCGGATGTTCTCCGCGCTCGCCGGCATGCCGCTCTCGGAGTACGCGCGCCGCCGGCGGATGACGGCGGCCGCGCACGACCTGCTGACCGGGGACGACGACCTGCTCACCGTCGCGGTCCGGCACGGCTACGGCTCCGTCGAGGCCTTCACCCGCGCCTTCCGCGGCGTGCACGGGGCGACGCCTTCGGTCGTACGACGCGACGGTGGGCCGCTGCGAGCGCAAGGACCGATCCGTTTCCACCTCACCGTCGAAGGGAGCACCGTCATGGAGGCCCGTCTCACCGCCCTGCCCGCCTTCCGCGTCGTCGGACGGGCGGCCCGGGTGCCGCTCGTCCACCTGGGCGAGAACCCGCACATCCGCGACCTGGTCGCCTCCGTGCCGCCCGAGGAGCACGCCCGCCTGAAGGCGATGTCCGAAGGCGAACCGGCCGGGATCCTCGCCGTGAGCACCGACCTGGACCCGGACCGCCGGGAGGGCACGGAACTGACCTACCTGCACGGGGTCGTGACCAGCCGGGACCCAGGCGACTTCGACGTGATCGAGGTCCCCGCCCTCACCTGGGCGGTCTTCCGCTCGTCCGGGCCCTACCCGCGGGCGCTCCAGGAGACCTGGGCCGCGACCGCGACGGAGTGGTTCCCGGCCAATCCCTGGCTGCTGGTGCAGGGGCCGGAGATCGTCGCGGTGCTGGAGCGCGCCGAGGACTTCTCCACGGCCACCACCGAGATCTGGCTCCCCGTCGAGCCGGACCGGTCCTGA
- the hemQ gene encoding hydrogen peroxide-dependent heme synthase, protein MTDASQTNAARINELNDSIRYTMWSVFRLRDLLGDADRTAEAAEVEELFAKLATDGVVVRGTYDVSGLRADADLMVWWHAEDSTQLQAAYHAFRRTAFGRRLDPVWSQMALHRPAEFNRSHIPAFLADEEPRAHICVYPFVRSYEWYLLEDSERRQMLAEHGKMARGFADVRANTVASFALGDYEWMLAFEADELHRIVDLMRHLRASEARRHVREEVPFYTGSRASVAELLTRLP, encoded by the coding sequence ATGACCGACGCTTCGCAGACCAACGCCGCCCGGATCAACGAGCTCAACGACTCCATCCGCTACACCATGTGGTCGGTCTTCAGGCTGCGCGACCTGCTCGGTGACGCCGACCGCACGGCCGAGGCCGCCGAGGTCGAGGAGCTCTTCGCCAAGCTGGCCACCGACGGCGTGGTCGTGCGTGGCACCTACGACGTCTCCGGCCTGCGCGCCGACGCCGACCTGATGGTCTGGTGGCACGCCGAGGACAGCACCCAGCTGCAGGCGGCCTACCACGCGTTCCGGCGTACGGCGTTCGGTCGCCGCCTCGACCCGGTCTGGTCGCAGATGGCGCTGCACCGGCCGGCCGAGTTCAACCGCAGCCACATCCCGGCCTTCCTCGCCGACGAGGAGCCGCGGGCGCACATCTGCGTCTACCCGTTCGTGCGCTCCTACGAGTGGTACCTGCTCGAGGACTCCGAGCGTCGCCAGATGCTCGCCGAGCACGGCAAGATGGCGCGCGGCTTCGCCGACGTGCGGGCCAACACCGTGGCCTCCTTCGCCCTCGGCGACTACGAGTGGATGCTCGCGTTCGAGGCCGACGAGCTGCACCGGATCGTCGACCTGATGCGTCACCTGCGTGCCTCCGAGGCGCGGCGGCACGTGCGCGAGGAGGTGCCGTTCTACACCGGCTCCCGGGCCTCGGTCGCCGAGCTGCTGACCCGCCTGCCCTGA
- a CDS encoding glycosyl-4,4'-diaponeurosporenoate acyltransferase CrtO family protein, producing the protein MPPSLTSGRVMLVASLTTALAAGGVAAAWVFLGRTGFAFAWVTHFILMAWVSSVVGPRVRIPDHRWLRVGRWEARLYPALGVRLFGKLLDLIGWNRVIARARGFSGTREGLKELDQHTRRSEVGHSICLAVATAVACGVLETGEWRSAAWLLALGLPLHLYPVLLQRLLRARIQSMSARVSKEHLASRA; encoded by the coding sequence GTGCCCCCGTCTCTCACGTCAGGACGCGTCATGCTGGTCGCGTCGTTGACGACGGCACTCGCCGCCGGTGGGGTGGCAGCGGCGTGGGTCTTCCTCGGCCGGACCGGGTTCGCCTTCGCCTGGGTCACTCACTTCATCCTCATGGCGTGGGTGTCCTCGGTCGTCGGCCCGCGGGTACGGATCCCGGATCACCGTTGGCTCCGGGTCGGGCGCTGGGAGGCGCGGCTCTACCCGGCACTGGGGGTCCGACTCTTCGGGAAGCTGCTCGACCTCATTGGATGGAACCGGGTGATAGCAAGGGCACGTGGGTTCAGCGGCACTCGGGAAGGGCTGAAGGAGCTCGATCAGCACACACGTCGCTCCGAGGTCGGCCACAGCATCTGCCTGGCCGTTGCTACGGCCGTGGCTTGCGGCGTGCTGGAGACAGGGGAGTGGCGGAGCGCTGCGTGGCTGCTGGCCCTCGGACTGCCCCTGCACCTGTACCCGGTGCTGCTGCAGCGGCTCCTGCGTGCCCGCATCCAGTCCATGTCGGCCAGGGTCTCGAAGGAGCACCTGGCCAGCCGCGCCTGA
- the msrB gene encoding peptide-methionine (R)-S-oxide reductase MsrB, which yields MGYQVEKTDEQWRAELSPEEYAVLRQAGTERAFTGEYNDTDTPGTYSCRACGHELFEAQTKFHSGCGWPSFYQPLTDTIEYIEDNSHGMKRVEVRCANCGSHLGHVFPDGYGTPTGDRYCINSLSLTLKPADQA from the coding sequence ATGGGTTACCAGGTGGAGAAGACCGACGAGCAGTGGCGTGCTGAGCTGTCCCCCGAGGAGTACGCGGTGCTCCGCCAGGCCGGCACCGAGCGCGCGTTCACCGGTGAGTACAACGACACCGACACCCCCGGCACCTACTCGTGCCGCGCCTGCGGGCACGAGCTCTTCGAGGCCCAGACCAAGTTCCACTCCGGCTGCGGCTGGCCGAGCTTCTACCAGCCCCTGACCGACACCATCGAGTACATCGAGGACAACTCCCACGGGATGAAGCGGGTCGAGGTGCGGTGCGCGAACTGCGGCTCCCACCTGGGTCACGTCTTCCCCGACGGCTACGGCACGCCCACCGGCGACCGGTACTGCATCAACTCGCTCAGCCTCACCCTGAAGCCTGCCGACCAGGCCTGA
- a CDS encoding glutamate decarboxylase gives MSESDADRLALNPLFARPGESRDIPQFSLPEDPMLPETAYQFVHDEAMLDGNARLNLATFVGTWMDPMASKLYAETFDKNMIDKDEYPQTAAIEERCWRILAEVWNSPDPSGSIGTSTIGSSEACMLGGLALKRRWQHARRAAGKSTERPNLVMSSAVQVCWLKFCNYFDVETRTIPISDEHKVMDGFELDKYVDENTIGVVPIMGVTYTGMYEEVTKISDALDRIQKDTGLDIPIHIDAASGGFITPFLQPDRLWDFRVDRVHSISVSGHKYGLVYPGLGWVVWKDKEFLPDDLIFYVSYLGGQMPTFALNFSRPGAQVLLQYYNFLRLGRKGYTEVQQESLDVAQHLAHQIDQMGPFTLWNDASDIPVFAWELKKGHTSNWDLYDLQDQLRQRGWLVPAYPLPDNLAERTVQRVVVRNGLSRDLANRLLDSLRSSVDYLDSLPGPLPREQKTEMFHH, from the coding sequence ATGAGTGAGAGCGACGCCGATCGTCTGGCCCTCAACCCGCTGTTCGCCCGTCCTGGGGAGTCGCGGGACATTCCGCAGTTCTCCCTGCCCGAGGACCCCATGCTGCCGGAGACGGCGTACCAGTTCGTCCACGACGAGGCGATGCTCGACGGCAACGCCCGGCTGAACCTGGCCACCTTCGTCGGCACCTGGATGGACCCGATGGCCTCGAAGCTGTACGCCGAGACCTTCGACAAGAACATGATCGACAAGGACGAGTACCCGCAGACCGCGGCGATCGAGGAGCGCTGCTGGCGCATCCTCGCCGAGGTGTGGAACTCGCCCGACCCCAGCGGCTCCATCGGCACCTCGACCATCGGTTCGTCGGAGGCCTGCATGCTCGGCGGCCTGGCCCTCAAGCGCCGCTGGCAGCACGCCCGCCGCGCCGCCGGCAAGTCCACCGAGCGCCCGAACCTGGTGATGAGCTCGGCGGTCCAGGTGTGCTGGCTGAAGTTCTGCAACTACTTCGACGTCGAGACCCGGACGATCCCGATCAGCGACGAGCACAAGGTGATGGACGGGTTCGAGCTGGACAAGTACGTCGACGAGAACACCATCGGCGTGGTCCCGATCATGGGCGTGACCTACACCGGGATGTACGAGGAGGTCACCAAGATCAGCGACGCGCTCGACCGGATCCAGAAGGACACCGGGCTCGACATCCCGATCCACATCGATGCCGCCTCCGGCGGGTTCATCACCCCCTTCCTGCAGCCGGACCGGCTGTGGGACTTCCGGGTCGACCGCGTGCACTCGATCAGCGTCAGCGGGCACAAGTACGGGCTGGTCTACCCCGGCCTGGGCTGGGTGGTCTGGAAGGACAAGGAGTTCCTGCCCGACGACCTGATCTTCTACGTCTCCTACCTGGGCGGGCAGATGCCGACTTTCGCTCTCAACTTCTCGCGGCCCGGCGCCCAGGTCCTGCTCCAGTACTACAACTTCCTCCGGCTCGGACGGAAGGGCTACACCGAGGTGCAGCAGGAGAGCCTCGACGTCGCCCAGCACCTGGCGCACCAGATCGACCAGATGGGTCCGTTCACCTTGTGGAACGACGCCTCCGACATCCCCGTCTTCGCGTGGGAGCTGAAGAAGGGCCACACCTCCAACTGGGATCTCTACGACCTCCAGGACCAGCTGCGTCAGCGGGGCTGGCTGGTGCCCGCCTATCCGCTGCCCGACAACCTCGCCGAGCGCACGGTGCAACGCGTCGTGGTGCGCAACGGTCTGTCCCGCGACCTCGCGAACCGGCTGCTGGACAGCCTCCGCAGCAGCGTGGACTACCTGGACAGCCTGCCTGGTCCGCTTCCGCGTGAGCAGAAGACGGAGATGTTCCACCACTAG